The following coding sequences lie in one Apium graveolens cultivar Ventura chromosome 1, ASM990537v1, whole genome shotgun sequence genomic window:
- the LOC141666152 gene encoding putative germin-like protein 9-2, with protein MAIPKSFLYLVLLLVATFASIKIALAGDPDILTDFIVPSNLTSGNGNPTIDGNFFTFTGMRVLVNGETPPAFKVLKAGMTEFPALNGQSVSYAALQFPAGSTNPPHTHPRASELLFVVDGSLDVGFIDTTNKLYTQTLQTGDMFVFPKGLVHFQFNADAQKSTLAISGFGSSNAGTASIPSTVFATGIDDNVLALSFKTDVATIQKIKAGLAPKA; from the coding sequence ATGGCAATACCAAAATCATTCCTATATCTGGTTCTGTTATTAGTAGCTACATTTGCCAGTATCAAGATCGCGCTAGCCGGTGATCCAGATATCCTCACAGACTTCATTGTTCCATCAAACCTGACCTCAGGTAATGGGAACCCCACAATTGATGGCAACTTCTTCACCTTCACTGGCATGAGAGTACTTGTTAACGGTGAAACGCCACCAGCTTTTAAGGTTTTAAAGGCAGGCATGACCGAGTTCCCAGCTCTCAACGGTCAAAGTGTTTCGTATGCTGCACTGCAGTTCCCTGCAGGCTCTACAAACCCTCCTCACACTCATCCACGTGCATCCGAGCTTCTTTTCGTTGTTGATGGAAGCCTAGATGTTGGTTTCATTGACACTACTAACAAACTTTACACTCAAACTTTACAAACTGGTGACATGTTTGTGTTTCCTAAAGGACTAGTTCACTTTCAGTTCAATGCTGATGCACAAAAGTCTACTCTGGCAATCTCTGGGTTCGGTAGCAGTAATGCAGGAACTGCTTCGATTCCAAGCACTGTGTTCGCCACTGGAATTGATGATAACGTATTGGCTCTGTCGTTCAAAACTGATGTTGCAACTATTCAGAAAATCAAGGCTGGTCTTGCCCCCAAGGCTTAA
- the LOC141666141 gene encoding DExH-box ATP-dependent RNA helicase DExH7, chloroplastic isoform X2, with amino-acid sequence MFSNKRRCCSEFLFYQLQDEYETWEAGEIDKVSTDQVSKSRSDPDSIVKEYHNARLEALYAKQRGDKKGQEEAGQIIRKLKQEISALGLSDDLLSSVYETTYHQESEHTSDLPTYEHLHDNNPCNAEDVAESSAVQSVDKSNISKVFSEDSLSHGKGALEDESGDVELGNFLFEDASSNDVIPSEVVKLQKKEKLKELSSGKNLEKLEGIWKKGDPQKIPKAILQQFCQKLGWEAPKYNKLLGKGHGPKYTVNVLRKASGRGKSRKAGGLVTYQLPTQMETFETAEDAQNAVAAFALFRLFPDLPIHLTITDPYASFVLQWIEGESSEIVDDKEADRRAGFVDSLLNVDITDAVPASEHVNIPLEEMCQKPERENGNPVSVTADPKARRFKQIEAESSYLTQKQENKKKTERYKAMLESRSKLPIAELKDDILHLLKENNVLVVCGETGCGKTTQVPQYILDDMIEAGRGGICNIICTQPRRIAAISVAERVADERCESSPGSSDSLVGYQVRLDSARNERTKLLFCTTGILLRKFAGDKDMGDLTHVIVDEVHERSLLGDFLLIVLKKLIEKQSKDSIKKLKVILMSATVDSQMFSRYFGNCPVITAEGRTHPVSACFLEDIHESLGYRLASDSPASIRNDTSKQKGAPVTNHRGKKNLVLSGWGDEALLYEDSSNPYYEPTLYGTYSEQTRQNLKRLNEDVIDYDLLEDMVCHIDETSPEGAILVFLPGVSEINLLHDKLAVSYRFRGPAAEWILPLHSSIASEDQRKVFSRPPNNIRKVIIATNIAETSITIDDVVYVVDCGKHKENRYNPQKKLTSMVEDWISQANARQRRGRAGRVKPGSCYCLYTRHRFDHLMRPFQQPEMLRMPLVELCLQIKLLSLGNIRLFLSEALEPPKEEAITSAISLLYEVGAIEGDEELTPLGHHLAKLPVDVLIGKMMLYGGIFGCLSPILSISAFLSYKSPFVYPKDERQTVERAKLALLTDKVGVVSDSDNNNKQSDHLVMMVAYRKWEKILRESGGKAAQRFCSSYFLSSSVMYMIRDMRIQFGTLLADIGLISLPKTYQMNGTRKDVLDSWFSDMSESFNMNSNHFSVVRAILCAGLYPNVAAMEEGIAVTALGNLKHSVGSSSHGRPVWYDGKREVHIHPSSINGNSRGFQYPFLVFLEKVETNRVFLRDTTIISPYSILLFGGSINVQHQTGLVTIDGWLKLKAPAQTAVLFKELRATLHSILKELIGKPQTRTLADNEVMRSIIHLLLEEDKLVN; translated from the exons GTGCTGTTCAGAGTTCTTATTTTACCAACTGCAGGATGAATATGAAACCTGGGAAGCTGGGGAGATTGACAAGGTTTCCACGGATCAG GTTTCAAAATCAAGGTCTGATCCTGATTCTATTGTCAAAGAATATCACAATGCACGGTTAGAGGCTCTATACGCCAAACAAAGAGGAGACAAAAAAGGCCAGGAAGAAGCAGGCCAAATTATTCGCAAGCTCAAGCAAGAAATATCTGCTTTAG GACTATCTGATGATCTCTTGTCCTCTGTGTATGAAACTACTTACCACCAGGAGTCTGAACACACTAGCGATTTACCGACTTACGAGCATCTTCATGATAACAATCCATGCAACGCAGAAGATGTAGCGGAGTCAAGTGCTGTTCAGAGTGTTGATAAGAGCAATATATCAAAAGTGTTTTCTGAAGACAGTCTTAGTCATGGTAAAGGTGCTTTGGAAGATGAATCAGGAGATGTAGAGCTAGGTAATTTTCTCTTTGAAGATGCCTCATCAAACGATGTGATTCCTTCAGAAGTAGTGAAACTCCAAAAAAAAGAAAAGTTGAAAGAACTATCCTCTGGGAAGAATTTGGAGAAATTAGAGGGCATCTGGAAAAAG GGAGACCCACAAAAGATTCCCAAGGCTATTCTGCAACAATTTTGTCAAAAATTAGGGTGGGAAGCACCCAAATACAACAAATTGCTTGGTAAAGGCCATGGACCTAAATACACTGTCAATGTACTGCGCAAAGCTAGTGGCAGAGGTAAGAGCAGAAAGGCTGGAGGACTAGTTACCTATCAGCTACCTACTCAGATGGAAACTTTTGAAACTGCTGAG GATGCACAGAATGCAGTTGCAGCGTTTGCTCTTTTTCGCCTGTTTCCTGACCTCCCTATTCACCTAACAATTACGGATCCATATGCTTCATTTGTTTTACAGTGGATTGAAG GGGAATCCTCAGAAATTGTAGATGACAAAGAAGCAGACCGAAGGGCTGGGTTTGTAGATTCATTGTTGAATGTCGACATAACTGATGCCGTTCCAGCTTCTGAACATGTAAATATCCCTCTTGAGGAAATGTGCCAGAAACCTGAGAGAGAAAATGGAAATCCAGTTTCTGTTACTGCTGATCCAAAGGCTAGAA GATTCAAACAAATAGAGGCAGAGAGTTCATATCTTACACAGAAACAAGAGAACAAAAAGAAAACAGAAAGATACAAG GCCATGTTAGAATCCAGATCTAAACTTCCTATTGCTGAGCTGAAGGATGATATACTGCATCTGTTGAAGGAGAACAATGTTCTTGTTGTTTGCGGGGAGACGGGTTGTGGAAAAACTACACAG GTTCCACAATATATCTTAGATGACATGATTGAAGCTGGACGGGGTGGAATTTGTAACATTATATGCACTCAGCCAAGAAGAATAGCG GCTATATCTGTTGCTGAAAGAGTTGCTGATGAGCGATGCGAATCATCTCCTGGTTCTAGTGATTCTTTAGTTGGCTACCAAGTTCGTTTGGATAGTGCTAG GAATGAGAGGACAAAGCTTCTTTTCTGTACAACTGGCATTCTTCTGAGAAAGTTCGCT GGGGACAAAGACATGGGTGATCTTACTCATGTCATAGTTGATGAAGTGCACGAACGATCTCTATTG GGTGACTTTCTACTGATTGTTTTAAAGAAGCTAATTGAGAAGCAATCAAAGGATAGCATAAAAAAATTGAAAGTAATTCTTAT GTCTGCAACAGTTGATTCACAGATGTTCTCACGATATTTTGGTAACTGTCCAGTTATCACTGCCGAAGGTCGGACACATCCCGTGTCTGCTTGCTTTTTAGAGGATATCCATGAAAGTCTAGGCTACCGTCTTGCTTCTGATTCTCCAGCCTCCATAAGAAATGACACATCCAAACAGAAG GGTGCTCCTGTTACTAACCACAGAGGGAAAAAGAACTTGGTATTATCTGGATGGGGTGATGAAGCTTTGCTTTATGAGGATTCTTCAAATCCATATTACGAACCAACACTTTACGGGACATACAGTGAGCAAACTCGGCAGAATTTG AAAAGATTAAATGAAGatgtcattgattatgatcttcttgaagatatggtATGTCACATCGATGAAACTTCTCCTGAAGGAGCCATACTCGTGTTTTTACCG GGAGTTTCAGAAATCAACTTGTTACATGATAAGCTGGCTGTTTCTTACCGCTTCCGTGGACCGGCTGCAGAGTGGATCCTTCCTTTGCATTCGTCTATAGCATCTGAAGACCAAAGAAAGGTGTTTTCACGACCTCCGAATAACATCCGTAAG GTTATTATTGCAACAAATATTGCAGAGACTAGTATAACAATTGATGATGTGGTATATGTGGTTGACTGTGGCAAGCACAAGGAGAATCGTTATAATCCACAGAAG AAATTGACTAGCATGGTCGAGGATTGGATATCTCAAGCAAATGCAAGACAACGAAGAGGAAGAGCTGGACGTGTGAAACCTGGAAGCTGCTATTGCCTGTATACACGTCACAGATTTGATCATCTTATGCGCCCGTTTCAG CAACCCGAGATGCTACGAATGCCTTTGGTAGAATTGTGTTTACAGATTAAATTGCTCTCTCTCGGTAACATAAGGTTGTTTTTGTCAGAG GCTTTGGAACCTCCAAAAGAAGAGGCTATTACCTCGGCTATTTCTTTGTTGTATGAG GTTGGTGCCATTGAAGGAGATGAAGAATTAACACCTCTTGGGCATCATTTGGCTAAACTCCCGGTGGATGTATTGATCGGAAAG ATGATGTTATATGGAGGGATATTTGGTTGCCTATCGCCAATTCTTTCCATTTCAGCATTTTTGAGCTATAAATCGCCGTTTGTATATCCAAAAGACGAG AGACAAACTGTTGAGAGAGCAAAGTTGGCTCTTTTGACCGATAAAGTAGGTGTTGTAAGTGATTCAGATAATAACAACAAGCAATCTGACCATTTGGTGATGATGGTTGCGTATAGAAAGTGGGAAAAGATTCTGCGAGAG AGTGGAGGAAAAGCTGCACAAAGGTTTTGTAGTTCATACTTCTTAAGCAGTTCAGTTATGTACATGATAAG GGACATGCGGATTCAGTTTGGAACCTTGCTCGCGGATATTGGTCTTATCAGTCTTCCGAAAACTTATCAG ATGAATGGGACGAGGAAAGATGTACTTGACAGTTGGTTTTCTGATATGTCGGAATCCTTTAATATGAATTCTAATCATTTTTCAGTTGTGAGG GCAATACTGTGTGCAGGTTTATATCCCAATGTCGCTGCCATGGAAGAAGGCATTGCTGTGACAGCTCTAGGGAATCTTAAACACTCTGTTGGTTCATCCTCACATGGTAGACCTGTCTGGTACGATGGGAAGAGAGAAGTGCATATACACCCTTCTTCTATCAATGGTAACTCAAGGGGTTTCCAGTACCCCTTCCTTGTCTTCCTTGAAAAG GTTGAAACTAATAGGGTTTTTTTGCGAGATACTACCATCATCTCTCCTTACTCTATCCTGCTATTTGGTGGTTCTATAAATGTACAACACCAG ACTGGATTGGTCACTATAGATGGATGGCTAAAATTGAAGGCACCAGCACAAACTGCTGTTCTCTTCAAAGAACTCCGTGCAACACTTCATTCCATTTTGAAAGAGCTAATTGGAAAACCACAG ACTAGAACACTTGCTGATAATGAGGTTATGAGGTCTATAATTCATCTTTTATTGGAAGAAGACAAACTTGTAAACTGA